From the Salvelinus alpinus chromosome 32, SLU_Salpinus.1, whole genome shotgun sequence genome, one window contains:
- the LOC139562632 gene encoding zinc finger SWIM domain-containing protein 8-like isoform X11 produces the protein MELMFAEWEDGERFSFEDSDRFEEDSLCSFISEAESLCQNWRGWRKQSAGPNSPTVKIKDGQVIPLVELSAKQVAFHIPFEVVEKVYPPVPEQLQLRIAYWSFPENEEDIRLYSCLANGSPDEFQRGEQLYRMRAVKDPLQIGFHLSATVVSPQAGQSKGAYNVAVMFDRCRITSCSCTCGAGAKWCAHVVALCLFRIHNASAVCLRAPVSESLSRLQRDQLQKFAQYLISELPQQILPTAQRLLDELLSSQSTAINTVCGAPDPTAGPSASDQSTWYLDESTLSDNIKKTLHKFCGPSPVVFSDVNSMYLSSTEPPAAAEWACLLRPLRGREPEGIWNLLSIVREMLKRRDSNAAPLLEILTEQCLTYEQIIGWWYSVRTSASHSSASGHTGRSNGQSEVAAHACASMCDEMVVLWRLAVLDPTMSPHRRLELAAQLKQWHLKVIEIVKRGQHRKSLDKLFQGFKPAVESCYFNWEVAYPLPGITYCSADKKSASFCWARAVQQQRGAKAGLAGDPPEHGGGRSGSSEGGGGDYKGRSPQQEVAVRPKETIVSKRKGLSAGGGGGVLVRLGGSVSLSLEEGSSKGMYKGAGSSSSTGGKAKIAQGGKSSSGGSGVVGGKHQAAKRRTSSEDSSLEPDMAELSLDDGSSLALGAEASNTFDFMPPPPEMLPSPSPLLREPHKYSGGGKGAGNTPKERAFEGKRVTLAATLPATEPQPAFPTKENAAVIVEAAITVEKVVNVEAEMNGNEEAAIAGDARPSTSVVTVTAAAAKSPRGARRETGTEAVALPNQAPEGAAEAGAGGDPVGEDDYQAYFLNSANEEGAERVSENNEEEPDIFAGIKPLEQEGQMEVLFACAEALHAHGYSNDACRLAVELAGDLLANPPDLKVEQPQTKGKKSKVSTSRQTQVATNTLVKTSFLLTVLSERLELHNLAFSTGMFSLELQRPPASTKALEVKLAYQESEVVALLKKIPLGLVEMTSIRDRAEQLRDGNFCDYRPVLPLMLASFIFDVLCTPVVSPTGSRPPSRNRNNEMPGDEELGFEAAVAALGMKTTVSEAEHPLLCEGTRREKGDLALALMITYKDDQSKLKKILDKLLDRESQTHKPQTLSSFYSSKPAASSQRSPSKHATHTAHGHGGATGGVSKHAPNTTAAAGSSSSLQAVAAGGAAGQQAGLAGSGVQNNSTAGECVSEAREQADGVQPASCDQPSEAVPFKPEGTVPSRLALGGRGAYSGRCWGSPVRQKKKHTGMASIDSSAPETTSDSSPTLSRRPLRGGWAAASWGRGQDSDSISSSSSDSLGSSSSSGSRRAGGGARAKSTDTSRYKGRRPECHAPHVPNQPSEAAAHFYFELAKTVLIKAGGNSSTSIFTQPSASGGHQGPHRNLHLCAFEIGLYALGLHNFVSPNWLSRTYSSHVSWITGQAMEIGSAALNILVECWDGHLTPPEVASLADRASRARDPNMVRAAAELALSCLPHAHALNPNEIQRALVQCKEQDNVMLEKACMAVEEAAKGGGVYPEVLFEVAHQWYWLYEQTVGGVSGAQREGPGRCGANGGAGRRPPETGHGVMDNIGNMDSSGVATVTASVTAAAVVPVISVGSTIYQSHALPGSAMAHPHTQGLHPYTTIQAHLPTVCTPQYLGHPLQHVPRPTVFPVSGGAYPQGMHPAFIGAQYPFSVATGPHPPMAATAVTFPGVPVPSMTQIAVHPYHTETGLPLSTTVAVGGVHSGATIQAIQGSSLPGMSSQPVSLVSAPFPSEDEQHSQPISQQGLHYLHSAYRVGMLALEMLGRRAHNDHPNNFSRSPPYTEDVKWLLGLAARLGVNYVYQFCVGAAKGVLSPFVLQEIIMEALQRLNPAHIHAHLRTPAFHQLVQRCQQAYLQYIHHRLIHLTPADYDDFVNIIRSARGAFCLTPVGMMQFNDVLQNLKRGKQTKELWQRISLEMATFSP, from the exons ATGGAACTAATGTTCGCCGAGTGGGAAGACGGAGAGAGGTTCTCCTTCGAAGATTCTGACCGGTTCGAGGAGGACTCGCTCTGCTCCTTCATATCAGAGGCTGAGAGTCTGTGTCAGAACTGGAGGGGATGGAGAAAACAGTCTGCTGGACCAAATTCTCCTACAGTGAAGATTAAAG ATGGTCAGGTCATCCCTCTGGTGGAGCTATCAGCCAAGCAGGTGGCATTCCACATCCCGTTTGAGGTGGTGGAGAAGGTCTACCCTCCTGTCCCCGAGCAGCTGCAGCTCCGCATCGCCTACTGGAGCTTCCCAGAGAACGAGGAGGACATCCG GCTGTACTCGTGTCTGGCTAACGGCAGCCCTGATGAGTTCCAGCGAGGGGAGCAGCTGTACAGGATGAGGGCTGTCAAAGACCCTCTGCAGATAG gttTCCACCTCAGTGCCACCGTGGTGTCGCCCCAGGCTGGCCAATCAAAAGGGGCGTACAATGTGGCTGTCATGTTCGACCGCTGCCGCATCACTTCCTGCAGTTGCACCTGTGGAGCCGGGGCCAAGTGGTGCGCCCATGTGGTGGCCCTCTGCCTCTTCAGGATCCACAAC GCGTCTGCAGTGTGCTTGCGAGCCCCCGTGTCAGAGTCCCTGTCCCGGCTGCAGAGGGACCAGCTGCAGAAGTTTGCCCAGTACCTCATCAGTGAGCTTCCCCAACAG ATTTTGCCCACAGCCCAGAGGCTCCTGGATGAGCTCCTGTCCTCCCAGTCCACAGCCATCAACACAGTGTGTGGGGCTCCCG ACCCCACTGCTGGCCCCTCAGCCTCTGATCAGAGCACCTGGTATCTAGATGAGTCTACGCTCAGTGACAACATCAAGAAGACTCTGCACAAGTTCTGTGGCCCCTCTCCTGTTGTCTTCAG TGACGTCAACTCCATGTACCTGTCATCCACGGAGCCTCCGGCGGCGGCAGAGTGGGCGTGTCTGCTGAGGCCGCTGAGGGGGCGGGAGCCCGAGGGGATCTGGAACCTCCTGTCCATCGTTAGGGAGATGCTCAAGAGGAGAGACAGCAATGCTGCACCCCTACTAGAGATCCTCACTGAGCAGTGTCTCACTTATGAACAG ATCATTGGCTGGTGGTACAGCGTGCGTACGTCGGCATCCCACAGCAGTGCCAGCGGGCACACGGGGCGCAGTAACGGGCAGTCGGAGGTGGCAGCCCACGCCTGCGCCAGCATGTGTGATGAGATGGTCGTTCTGTGGAGGCTGGCTGTCCTAGACCCCACCATGAGCCCTCATAG GCGTTTGGAGCTGGCTGCCCAGCTCAAGCAGTGGCATCTGAAAGTGATTGAGATCGTGAAGCGAGGACAACACCGCAAGTCCCTGGACAAACTGTTCCAGGGCTTCAAGCCAGCCGTGGAGTCCTGCTACTTCAACTGGGAGGTGGCCTACCCACTGCCAGGCATCACCTACTGCAGTGCAGACAAGAAGAGCGCTTCCTTCTGCTGGGCCAGGGCAGTGCAGCAGCAGAGAGGGGCCAAGGCTGGCCTGGCTGGAGACCCCCCTGAACATGGAGGAGGGAGATCTGGCAGTTCTGAGGGAGGTGGGGGAGACTACAAGGGCAGAAGTCCCCAACAAGAAGTGGCGGTCAGGCCCAAAGAGACCATCGTGAGCAAGAGGAAGGGGTTGTCGGCCGGGGGCGGAGGAGGGGTCCTAGTGCGGCTAGGGggcagtgtgtctctctctctagaggaGGGCAGTAGTAAGGGGATGTACAAAGGCGCAGGTTCCTCCTCGTCCACTGGGGGCAAGGCTAAGATAGCCCAGGGGGGCAAGTCGTCCTCTGGGGGATCAGGAGTGGTAGGGGGAAAACACCAAGCGGCCAAGCGGCGCACCAGCAGTGAGGACAGCTCCCTCGAGCCTGACATGGCCGAGCTGAGCCTGGATGATGGCTCCAGTCTGGCGCTGGGTGCTGAGGCCAGCAACACCTTTGACTTCATGCCCCCGCCGCCTGAGATGCTGCCCTCACCAAGCCCGCTACTCAGAGAGCCACACAAATACAGTGGGGGAGGGAAAGGGGCCGGAAACACGCCCAAGGAGCGCGCCTTCGAGGGCAAACGGGTCACCCTTGCTGCCACCCTGCCTGCCACTGAGCCCCAGCCCGCTTTCCCCACCAAAGAGAACGCTGCTGTCATCGTGGAAGCAGCCATTACCGTGGAGAAGGTGGTGAATGTGGAGGCGGAGATGAATGGAAATGAGGAGGCGGCCATCGCTGGAGACGCTCGGCCCTCCACCTCGGTTGTTACCGTGACTGCAGCTGCTGCCAAGTCACCGCGTGGTGCCCGCCGAGAAACTGGCACCGAAGCCGTAGCCCTGCCCAATCAGGCCCCAGAGGGAGCAGCAGAAGCAGGGGCAGGAGGAGACCCTGTAGGAGAGGATGACTACCAGGCCTACTTTCTGAATTCAGCTAAtgaggagggggcagagagagtgtCGGAGAACAACGAGGAGGAACCAGACATCTTTGCTGGGATCAAGCCACTGGAGCAGGAGGGCCAGATGGAGGTGCTGTTTGCGTGTGCAGAGGCCCTCCACGCTCACGGCTACAGCAACGATGCCTGCAGACTGGCAGTGGAGCTGGCTGGAGACCTGCTGGCCAACCCTCCAGACCTGAAGGTGGagcagccccagaccaagggcaAGAAGAGCAAGGTGTCCACCAGCAGGCAGACCCAGGTGGCCACCAACACGCTGGTTAAGACCTCCTTCCTGCTGACGGTGCTGAGCGAGAGGCTGGAGCTTCACAACCTGGCCTTCAGCACGGGTATGTTCTCTCTGGAGCTGCAGAGGCCCCCAGCCTCCACCAAGGCCCTGGAGGTCAAGCTTGCCTACCAGGAGTCAGAGGTGGTGGCTCTGCTGAAGAAAATCCCTCTGGGCCTGGTGGAGATGACGTCCATACGGGACAGGGCCGAGCAGCTCCGAGACGGGAACTTCTGTGACTACAGGCCCGTCCTGCCCCTCATGCTGGCCAGCTTCATATTTGATGTGCTGTGTACCCCAG TTGTGTCCCCCACAGGTTCCCGTCCGCCTAGCCGTAATCGGAACAACGAGATGCCTGGAGATGAGGAGCTGGGCTTTGAGGCGGCTGTAGCAGCACTGG GTATGAAGACCACAGTGAGCGAGGCAGAGcatcctctgctgtgtgaggggaccaggagagagaaaggagacttGGCTCTGGCCCTCATGATCACATACAAGGATGACCAGAGCAAGCTGAAAAAG ATCCTGGACAAGCTGCTGGACAGAGAGAGCCAGACCCACAAGCCCCAGACCCTGAGCTCCTTCTACTCCAGCAAGCCAGCTGCCAGCAGTCAAAGGAGCCCGTCCAAGCACGCTACCCACACTGCTCACGGACACGGAGGTGCCACCGGAGGGGTGTCCAAACATGCACCCAACACCACAGCTGCAGCCgggtcctcctcctccttgcaAGCGGTGGCTGCTGGGGGGGCGGCAGGACAGCAGGCGGGTCTGGCGGGCAGTGGGGTGCAGAACAACTCCACAGCCGGAGAGTGTGTCAGTGAGGCCAGAGAGCAAG CAGATGGTGTCCAGCCTGCGTCATGTGACCAGCCGAGTGAGGCTGTCCCATTCAAGCCAGAGGGCACAGTGCCGAGCCGCTTGGCGCTGGGAGGACGGGGGGCATACAGCGGGCGCTGCTGGGGCTCTCCTGTCCGCCAGAAGAAGAAACACACAG GCATGGCGAGTATCGACAGCAGTGCTCCTGAGACCACCTCAGACAGCTCCCCCACCCTTAGTCGACGCCCACTCAGAGGGGGCTGGGCCGCAGCTTCCTGGGGGAGGGGCCAAGACAGTGACAGCATCAGCAGCTCCTCTTCTGATTCGCTAGGCTCCTCCTCATCCAGTGGCTCTCGCAGGGCCGGAGGCGGAGCTAGAGCAAAGAGCACAGACACCAGCAG GTATAAAGGGCGTCGTCCCGAGTGCCATGCACCACATGTGCCCAACCAACCGTCGGAGGCGGCGGCCCACTTCTACTTCGAGCTGGCCAAGACCGTGCTGATCAAGGCCGGGGGCAACAGCTCCACCTCCATCTTCACCCAGCCCTCAGCCAGTGGAGGCCACCAGGGGCCCCACCGCAACTTGCACCTCTGTGCCTTTGAGATCGGCCTGTACGCCCTAGGCCTGCACAACTTTGTCTCACCTAACTGGCTCTCCAGGACCTACTCCTCCCACGTCTCCTGGATCACAG gCCAGGCCATGGAGATCGGCAGTGCTGCCCTCAACATCCTAGTGGAATGCTGGGACGGGCACCTCACCCCTCCCGAGGTGGCATCACTGGCCGACAGAGCATCACGGGCGCGGGATCCTAACATGGTTCGCGCTGCGGCTGAGCTGGCCCTAAGCTGCCTGCCCCATGCACACGCCCTCAACCCCAATGAGATCCAGAGGGCCCTGGTGCAGTGCAAGGAACAG gACAATGTGATGCTAGAGAAAGCCTGTATGGCTGTAGAGGAGGCAGCCAAGGGGGGCGGTGTGTACCCTGAGGTTCTGTTTGAGGTGGCCCACCAGTGGTACTGGCTCTATGAGCAGACAGTAGGAGGGGTGTCAGGGGCCCAGCGTGAAGGCCCGGGACGCTGTGGGGCCAACGGTGGAGCTGGAAGGAGGCCCCCAGAGACGGGCCACGGTGTAATGGACAACATTGGCAACATGGATTCCTCCGGCGTCGCTACGGTGACGGCCTCAGTGACAGCAGCGGCTGTGGTGCCCGTCATCTCTGTGGGCTCCACCATCTACCAATCACACGCCCTTCCCGGCTCGGCCATGGCCCACCCCCACACCCAGGGCCTGCAcccctacaccaccatccagGCCCACCTACCCACAGTCTGCACCCCCCAGTACCTGGGGCACCCACTGCAGCACGTCCCCCGGCCCACTGTATTCCCTGTGTCAGGGGGTGCCTACCCACAG GGAATGCACCCGGCCTTTATCGGTGCCCAGTACCCGTTCTCAGTGGCCACTGGCCCCCATCCGCCCATGGCAGCGACAGCGGTCACCTTCCCCGGTGTTCCCGTGCCGTCCATGACCCAGATCGCCGTCCACCCCTATCACACCGAGACCGGCCTGCCTCTTAGCACCACTGTAGCAG TAGGTGGCGTCCATTCAGGCGCCACAATCCAGGCCATTCAGGGGTCATCTCTTCCTGGAATGTCTTCTCAGCCTGTCTCATTGGTCAGCGCCCCCTTCCCGTCTGAAGACGAGCAGCAtagccagccaatcagccagcaGGGCCTTCACTACCtgcactcagcatacagagttg GCATGCTAGCTTTGGAGATGCTTGGCAGGAGGGCTCACAACGACCACCCCAATAACTTCTCCCGCAGCCCCCCATACACAGAGGACGTCAAGTGGCTCCTGGGCCTGGCTGCACGGCTAG GCGTGAACTACGTGTACCAGTTCTGTGTGGGTGCGGCTAAGGGCGTGCTCAGCCCCTTCGTTCTTCAGGAGATCATCATGGAGGCTCTCCAGAGACTGAACCCCGCCCACATCCATGCCCATCTCCGCACGCCTGCCTTCCACCAACTGGTGCAGCGCTGCCAGCAGGCCTACCTACAG TACATCCACCACCGGCTGATCCACCTGACCCCGGCCGACTACGACGACTTTGTCAACATCATCCGCAGCGCCCGCGGGGCCTTCTGCCTGACCCCTGTGGGCATGATGCAGTTCAACGACGTGCTGCAGAACCTGAAGAGGGGCAAGCAGACGAAGGAGCTGTGGCAGCGCATCTCTCTGGAGATGGCCACCTTCTCCCCATGA